The nucleotide window CGTGGCCCCTTTCGACGCCGTGGTTTGCGCCGCGGGGCTTGCGAAATTCGGTCCGCTGAAGGAGTTGACGGACGAGGATTTCGAGCTTGGCCTCTCCAACAAGCTGATGGGCCAGATCAACGTCGTGCGGCTGGGGCTTTCCCAGATTGCGGATTATGGTTCCTTCACGTTGACCAGCGGTGTTCTGAGCCTTGAACCCATGCCGGGGAGCGCCGCGATCAGTCCCGTGAACGCCGGGATCGAAGGCTTCGTACGCGCGGCGGCGCTGGAGTTGCCCCGGGGCGTGCGCATCAACGCGGTGAGCCCGCCCTGGGTCAAGGAAACGCTCGTGGCCCTGGGCATGGACCCTGCCCCCGGGATGCCGGCGGCCTCGGTGGCCAAGGCCTACGAGGAAAGCGTGGAGGGAACGAAAAACGGATTCGTGATCGACGCCCGCGCCTTTGCGTGACCCGAGGTTTACATCATCGGGATGGATCCTAACGATTTCCCTCCCCGATCCCAATTGACCCGTCACCTTTAAAGGAATATAATCCACCCTATCGATCCTCCGGCGCGGGCTGATCTTTTAGGGGAGATGGCTATGTCGTACACGCTGACCTTCATACTGAAGCCCACCTATCTGCACGCGATCGTCACCGGGGTGAACAGCGAGGAAAACGTGGCCGCTTATCTCGAGGAAATCCGGCGGGAGTGCGCGGCCCGTGACTGTCATCGGGTGCTGATTGAAGAGCGTCTCGAGGGCCCCCGCCTCGGCACGATGAGCGTGTTTCAGATCGCTTCGGAGGGAAGCCAGCGGGCCCGCGGACAATTCGAGGCGATCGCCTACGTCGACTTGAACGCGAAGGGGGACCTGATGAAGTTTGCCGAGACCGTGGCGCTCAACCGGAGCCTGCCCGTGTCCGTGTTCTCGTCGGTAAGTGACGCCAAGAAATGGCTGGCGGGAAAAGATCGAGGAGGCACGCGACAACATAGAGAAGGACTTGAATAGGGCTGTGAGATGGGTTATGATCGCAAGGTACCGGGCCCAAGGATCATCATGAAAATATTTCTCTCAGGCCTCCTTCTCCTCGGCCTCATCGCCGGGCCGGACGTCGGCACCGGCGTCTTCCGGGCGGCCGCGCAGTCGCCGGGGCTGGCGGTGGAGGAGGGAAAACCCGCCCCCGATTTCACGCTTCCGGACCAGGACGGAAAGCCGGTGACGCTTTCGGAGCAGCGCGGAAAATGGGTCGTCCTGTATTTCTACCCGAAGGACGACAGCCCCGGCTGCACCAAGGAGGCCTGCTCCTTCCGCGACAATCTGACGGCCATCCAGCAACTGGACGCACGGGTCCTCGGCATCAGCGTCGACTCGGTCGAATCCCACAAAAAATTCGCGGAGAAATTCAAGCTGAACTTTCCGATCCTGGCCGACGACCGGCAGCAGGTCACCGCGCAATACGGCGTGCTCGCGAGTTATATGGGGATGAAGGTGGCCCGGAGGAGCACCGTGGTCATCGACCCGCAGGGCGTCATCCGAAAGATTTTTCCCTCCGTGAAACCGGAGGATCATGCCCTGGAGATCCACCGCGCACTGGTGGAGCTTCGTCACTCCCTGAAAACCATGCCGAATTCATAGCCCGGTCCGCCCGAAGCCCGGCTCATTTCCCCTCCCCCGCCAGCTCTTTGAGAATCGCACCGGTCTCTTTAAGTTCTTTCCCGAAACCGGCCCAATCGCCCTGACGCAGCAGCTCCTCGGCCCGCTCGAAATGGGAGAGGGCCGAACGGATTTTATCCTTCGCGCTTCCCGCGGACGGCGGCGCGGCCCCCGCTTCGGACGGGGCGGGGAGGACCGGCCGTCCGCCGAAAATCGCGGCCAGCGCGCTTTCGAGATTCTCCTGCATCGAGAGTTGATTGCCGTACGCGACGATGACGCGTCGAAGCTCCGGGAGCGAGCCGGCCTCGGCCGAGAGATAGAGCGGCTCGATATAGAGCAGCGAGTTCTCGATCGGGATCACCAGCAGGCTTCCGCGTATGACCTGGGAGCCCCGCTGGTTCCAGAGGGAGATCTGCTGGGAGATGTATCCGTCCTGATCGATGCGGGCCTCGATCTGCCTCGGACCGTAGATCAGCTTCTGCTTGGGGAAGAGGTAGACGATCAGTTTTCCGTAATGGGGCGCGTCGGCCCGCGCGGCCAGCCACGCCGCCATATTGTCCCGGTTCGCCGGGGTGTAGGGGATCATCAGGATGAACTCTTCCTTCGTTTCCTTCGGTAGCTTCATGATCGTGTAGTAGGGCTCCATCGTCCGGTCGCCCTTGGACGGGATGTTCCAGAGATCTTCGCGATTGTAGAAAATCTGCGGGTCCTGCATGTGATACGTGGCGTAGAGATGGGCCTGGATGCGGAAAAGATCCTCGGGATAGCGAAGATGAGCCCGGAGGTCGGCCGGCATTTCCTCCAGGGGCTTGAAAAGGCCGGGGAACGCGGCGGCGTAGGTCCGGATCAGCGGGTCGTCGGGGTCGTTGATGTAGAGCGTGACGGTGCCGTCGTAGGCGTCGATGACCGCCTTGACCGAGTTACGGAGATAGTTGCCGAGTCCGCGCAGGTTATAGGCATAGGGGATCCGGTCGGTCGTCGTGTACCCGTCCACGATCCAGACCAGCCGGCCCTCCTTCGTGATGACAAGGTAGGGGTCGTCGTCGTAGCCGAGAAAGGGCGCCAGCCGTCGGACCCGGTCGAGGACGTTCCGGTAATACAGGACCCGGCTCCCGGACGTGATGTCGTTCGAGAGCAGGATCTTCATCGACCCGAACTCCGCCGAGAACAGGAGCTTCCGCCAAAGGGAGGAAACCGGGACGCCGCCCTTTCCGTCATAGACCGTGTACTCGTTCTTGTCCCCCAGCGGATAGTCGAACTCCAGCGACTTGGTCTTCACGAAGACGTAGCTGTTCGTCAGCTCGCCGTAGTAGATCTCGGGCCGGGCGATCTTCAACGGGATCGTCGAAACCGGGGGAATGTCCTTGATCATGAACTCGGGCAGGCCCTCCTTGGTGATCCGGTTCACCGGGCCCAAGGCCACGCCGTACCCGTGCGTGTAGGTGAGATGCTCGTTGATCCAGTTGGCGCCCCCGGGAAGGTTCCGGGACGACAGCTCCCGCGGGGAGAGCATCACCTGCCGGTATTCCCCGTCGATCTCGTAGCGGTCGTTGTCCACACCGACGAAGTCGTAATAGGTCCGGATCTGCTGGAGTTGCCGGTAGGTGGCGAGCAGCGGCCGGTGATCCCACAGCCGGACGTTTTTGAGCGTGAGGTCGTTCCTCGACATATCCTGAAGAGAAAGATTCTCCTCGGCCGGAAATTCCTGCTCCTCGATGTTATTGAGTCCGAAGGCGTAGCGGGTGGACTTGATGTTCTCCTGGATGTAGGGCCGCTCCAAGACGATCTCGTTCGGCAGCACCCGGAAACGGTGGAGCAGCTCGGGATAGAACGAGACGCCGACGATCTGGAACACGAGCACCCCGGCGATCGCGACGACCGGGAGGCGCCACCCGCGGCCGTATCCCCCGACGATCACGGCCAGCGCCGCGAGCAGGGCCAGTCCGCTCAGGAAGTTGAGCGCCGGAATACGGGCATGGACATCCGAGTAGACCGCCCCCGTGACCACCCCGCGGGTCGTGAAGAGGAGCTCATAGGCCGACAGCCTGTACCCGGCCGCCTTGAGCGCCAGGATCACCCCGATCAATCCCGTCAAATGCCGCTTCGGCCCCGCGTCGATGAAAAACCCCCTCGGACCGACCCCGAGGCCGCCGTGATAAACGTAGAGCAGCGCCGTGAGGATCGTGACGAGAATCACCATTCCCATAGCCCATCCCTGGGCAAAGCTCAGGAAAGGCAGTTTGAAAACGTAGAACCCGAAATCGTTTCCAAAGACCGGGTCGGATATCCCGAAACCGGAGGCGTTCTGCGCGAGAAGGAATTTTTCCCATTGCGAGGCCCCGTTCAGCCCTCCCAGGAAGGC belongs to Nitrospiria bacterium and includes:
- a CDS encoding short chain dehydrogenase, with product MKVIVIGATGTIGTAVAGALSKRHEVVRVGNKKGDHRVDLASPDSLRKLFRAVAPFDAVVCAAGLAKFGPLKELTDEDFELGLSNKLMGQINVVRLGLSQIADYGSFTLTSGVLSLEPMPGSAAISPVNAGIEGFVRAAALELPRGVRINAVSPPWVKETLVALGMDPAPGMPAASVAKAYEESVEGTKNGFVIDARAFA
- a CDS encoding peroxiredoxin — protein: MKIFLSGLLLLGLIAGPDVGTGVFRAAAQSPGLAVEEGKPAPDFTLPDQDGKPVTLSEQRGKWVVLYFYPKDDSPGCTKEACSFRDNLTAIQQLDARVLGISVDSVESHKKFAEKFKLNFPILADDRQQVTAQYGVLASYMGMKVARRSTVVIDPQGVIRKIFPSVKPEDHALEIHRALVELRHSLKTMPNS
- a CDS encoding UPF0182 family protein → MIRFWAVIILAVLALLLSGNLVSFYTDWLWFIEIGQFPVLMTTLTAEIKLGLGLGLLLFIVLYLNLVVAHRHRNAGRWDRTQQWLDLPVRTQLDPQIARGIPVLSLVAAFLGGLNGASQWEKFLLAQNASGFGISDPVFGNDFGFYVFKLPFLSFAQGWAMGMVILVTILTALLYVYHGGLGVGPRGFFIDAGPKRHLTGLIGVILALKAAGYRLSAYELLFTTRGVVTGAVYSDVHARIPALNFLSGLALLAALAVIVGGYGRGWRLPVVAIAGVLVFQIVGVSFYPELLHRFRVLPNEIVLERPYIQENIKSTRYAFGLNNIEEQEFPAEENLSLQDMSRNDLTLKNVRLWDHRPLLATYRQLQQIRTYYDFVGVDNDRYEIDGEYRQVMLSPRELSSRNLPGGANWINEHLTYTHGYGVALGPVNRITKEGLPEFMIKDIPPVSTIPLKIARPEIYYGELTNSYVFVKTKSLEFDYPLGDKNEYTVYDGKGGVPVSSLWRKLLFSAEFGSMKILLSNDITSGSRVLYYRNVLDRVRRLAPFLGYDDDPYLVITKEGRLVWIVDGYTTTDRIPYAYNLRGLGNYLRNSVKAVIDAYDGTVTLYINDPDDPLIRTYAAAFPGLFKPLEEMPADLRAHLRYPEDLFRIQAHLYATYHMQDPQIFYNREDLWNIPSKGDRTMEPYYTIMKLPKETKEEFILMIPYTPANRDNMAAWLAARADAPHYGKLIVYLFPKQKLIYGPRQIEARIDQDGYISQQISLWNQRGSQVIRGSLLVIPIENSLLYIEPLYLSAEAGSLPELRRVIVAYGNQLSMQENLESALAAIFGGRPVLPAPSEAGAAPPSAGSAKDKIRSALSHFERAEELLRQGDWAGFGKELKETGAILKELAGEGK